CAAAGGCCGGAAGGGACGCCCAGGCAAACCCTGCAGCCGGCCCTGACGATGCCCGGGCTCCTGGCATCGGGGAAGCCCCCGCGCGGAAGCCGGTTGCGGACAAGCCGCGCGCCGGTTTGCCCGTGTGGCGCACCGGCAAGCCGGACGCCTTCCTCGCTGCCGCCGTCGAGGTTGCCCGTGAGGCAGTGGAGGGCATTGCCAACCCTGGCGAAATCGGGGCGCACCTCGGTGCCAAGTCGGAGGGTGACCGTGTGGTGACCCACCTGTTTGAATCCAGGCTTGCCGGCTACGGCGGATGGCAGTGGTACGCAGTGGTGACCCGCAACTCGCGGTCCAAGATCGTCACTGTGAGCGAACTTGGCCTGCTGCCCTCCGAGGACTCCATCCTGGCGCCCGAATGGGTTCCGTGGGCCAAGCGTGTCCGCCCTGAGGACGAGACTCCGTTGGTGGAGGAAACCGTGGAGGACGTCACGGAAGAGTCCGTGCAGGCGGATGAAGACGAGGCGACTGGGCCCGCTGAGGATGCCGAGGACGCGGACGGGTCCGACGATCCCGACGAGTCTGACGATCCTGAAGATGACCACGACGAAACCGGGGCTGAATAAGCATTGCGGAAACCCGGGGTGACCAGAGTAGGGGCGGACGCTGATGTCCACCTTTAGGTCACTCGGAATCCTCAACTACCGCATCTGGTTCTTCGGTGCCCTGATCTCCAACGTCGGCACGTGGATGCAACGCACCGCGCAGGACTGGTTGGTCTTTGACCACCTGACCGCGCACGACGCCGGAGCCATGGGTATTACCTTGGCCCTCCAACTGGGTCCCCAACTGTTCCTTGCCCCTTGGGCCGGACTGCTGGCCGACCGCTACAGCCGGCGGAAACTGCTCCTCATCACCTTGGTAGCCATGGCGCTCCTGAGTACGGGCCTGGGCATCCTGGTGCTGCTGGGGGTGGCTGAACTGTGGCATGTCTATGTCTTCGCGTTGCTGCTGGGCATTGTGACGGCCTTGGACGCTCCCGTCCGCCAGACTTTCGTCTCCGAGCTGGTTACCGACGAATACCTGCCCAACGCCGTGGCCCTCAACAGTGCCTCCTTCAACGTGGCACGGATGATCGGACCGGCCGTCTCCGGCGTGCTGACGGTGGTGGTGGGTCCGGGCTGGGTGTTCCTCATCAACACTGTGTCGTTTGTTGCCATGCTCTGGGCGCTGAAGCTCATTCCGGCATCCTCGCTTCGAGTCCAGCCCCGGGCAGCCGCGGGTAAAGGGCGGATCCGTGAGGGCCTCCGCTACGTCCGCAACAGACCCGATATCCAGGTGGTCCTGGCAGCCGTCTTCATTGTGGGCACCTTTGGACTCAATTTTCCCCTCTTCATTGCCGCGATGGTGGGCACCCAGTTCGGAATGGACGCCGGCGCCTTTGGACTGCTGAATTCGGTCATGGCCATCGGATCCGTGACGGGTGCCCTGTTGGCTGCCCGACGTGGTCGGCCGCGCTTGCGGCTGATCTTCATTGCCGCCGGTGGATTCGGCGTCGCCAGCGCGTTGGCGGCGCTGGCCCCCAACGCGATGCTCTTCGGACTGGCCCTGGTTCCCTGTGGCCTGTTCGCCCTGACACTGATCACCAGCGCCAATGGCTACGTGCAGTCCACCACCGAGGCTGTCATGCGCGGGCGGGTCATGTCCTTGTATATGGCCATCTTCATGGGTGGCACCCCTATCGGAGCGCCGCTGGTGGGGTGGGTGGCCAACGTTGGCGGGCCGCGGTGGGCCGTGGGCGTTGCAGCGTTGGCCGGCGTCAGCGCCGCCGTCGTGGGCTTGGCCTGGATCATCCGTGCCAAGCAGCTGCGGCTGCGTTTCGACCGCCGTGCCCGTGGCCTGCGGCATTTCCGGGTGGAGTCGTTGCTGGCCCGTCCGGTCACCGACGAGGACGACGACGGCGGCCCGGGGCCGGTTCGGTAAGCGCGCCCTCGAGGGTGGCGGCGTTAAACGGCAGCGGCGCCGTCCGGAACTTTCCGAACGACGCCGACTGACAGCCTGGGGTGCTACTTCTTCAGTTCGCCCACCACGTAGTCGATGCTGGCAAGCAGGGCGGAAACGTCGTCGGGTTCAATGGCGACAAACGTCGCGATACGCAGCTGGTTGCGGCCGAGCTTGCGGTACGGCTCGGTGTCCACCACGCCGTTGGCGCGCAGGACCTTGGCGATGGCTGCGGCATCAATGGAGTCGTCGAAGTCGATGGTAGCGATGACGTTTGAGCGGTCTTCGGCGTTGGTGACGAACGGCGTCGCGTACTCCGAGGCTTCGGCCCAGGAGTAGATGCGGTTGGCCGAGTCCGCGGTGCGCTTGCTGGCGAAGTCCAGGCCACCGTTGCTGTTGAGCCACTGCACCTGGGCGTCCAAGGTGACCAAGGTGGTCAGGGAAGGCGTGTTGTACGTCTGGTTCAGCTTGGAGTTGTCGATGGCCGTCTGCAGGTCCAGAAAGTCCGGGATCCAGCGGCCGCTGGCCTTGATCCGTGCCGCACGCTCCAGGGCGGCGGGGGAGAAGAAGCCCAGCCAGAGACCACCGTCGGAGGCGAAGTTCTTCTGCGGGGCGAAGTAGTAGACGTCGGACTCGGCAACGTCGACATCCAGCCCGCCGGCAGCAGACGTGGCGTCCACAAGGATCAAGGAACCTTCGTCGGCCCCCTGGACCCGCTTTACCGGAGCGGCTACACCAGTGGAGGTCTCGTTCTGGGGCCAGGCGTAGACGTCAACGCCGGCTTCGGCCTGCGACACCGGGCGGGTGCCAGGCTCGGCCTTGATGATCGAGGAAGCGTCAAGGAACGGCGCCTTGTTGGTGGCAGCAGCGAACTTCGAACCGAACTCACCGAACGAGAGGTGCTGTGCTTTCTTCTCCACCAGGCCGAATGCGGCGACATCCCAGAAGGCCGTGGAACCGCCGACGCCGAGGACAACCTCATATCCTTCGGGCGCACGGAAGAACTGGCTGAGGCCCTCCCGGACCGAACCCACAAGGTTCTTGACCGGAGCCTGGCGGTGGGACGTGCCGAGGATGGTGGACGACGCGGCAGACAGGGCCTCGATCTGTTCCGGACGGACCTTGGACGGTCCTGCGCCGAAGCGTCCGTCCTTGGGAAGCAGATCGGCGGGAATGGTGATGCTGTTGTCGCTCACGTGTGGCTCCAATGGGTATCGGCTAGAGATGGGTCGTGGCAGGTGGCATCAACTGCCCCTTCGACACCCCAATTCTGCCTGACCCGGCGCGGAGGCAGGAACCTGTGGCCGTCATAGTCCGCCACGTGGAACGCCGGCCAACCATATGCGACCAAAATTATCCAGAGTAATTCCAAATAAGCTAGGCTGGTGGTTGGCGTTCATGGGGCGGCGGTGCACACCGTCCACCCGGCAAGGGACGCGGTACGGTGGAGATTACGCAAGAAACTGCGTTCGAGGAGAGCTGAGCTGGATGACGGATCTGATCGATACCACTGAGATGTATCTTCGGACCATTTTGGAGCTTGAAGAAGAGAACATTGTGGCTCTCAGGGCCCGCATCGCTGAGCGGCTGCGGCACTCCGGACCCACTGTTTCCCAGACCATCGGACGCATGGAGCGCGACGGCCTGGTGATTGTTTCAAACGACCGTCACCTGGAACTGACCGAGGTGGGGCGGAAGCGTGCCACCGAGGTCATGCGAAAGCACCGCCTCGCCGAGCGTCTTCTGGCTGATGTCATTGGCTTGGACTGGGCCTATGTCCACGACGAAGCCTGTCGCTGGGAACATGTGATGAGCGAGCGCGTGGAGCGCCGGCTGTACGAACTCCTGGAACACCCCACCGAATCCCCGTATGGCAACCCCATCCCGGGCCTCGAAGCCCTCGGTGGCCTTGCCAGCCAGCCGTTCCCCCGCCTCGACGTTAACCTCCTGCAGGCCATGGACGGCTATGCACCGAATTCCCGCGTGGCAGTCACCCGCCTGGCGGAGCCCATCCAGGTTGAGCCTGAACTCCTCACCCAGTTGGATGAGGGCGGCATCCGTCCCGGCGCCGCCGTCTCGCTGGAGCGTGTAGGTGAGTACATTTCCGTCCGGGTCCCCGGCATCGAGGGTGCCCTGGAACTTCCGCCCGAGGTTGCTGCGCACGTCTTCGTTTCCGTCGGCTGACGCACCCTTCCTTCGCGCGGTGTCATATCTCACTTTTGGGCTTCCGGCGCGCGTGTGACCTGCGGTTTTTCGGGATTAGTGATAAGGGGGCTGCCGCGCCACGCCCGTTCCTGTTGATAACGAATTTATTACTGCGGGCCTTAATCGCCTATAGTTATCTACTAGCGCTGATACCAAAGCGTTACCTGTTCCGGAGCCGAGCTCTGCCAGCGGAACAGGTGTGCCATCCACCACTGGCAGAGGCGGGGGAACCACAAGCGGCTGTCTAAAGAAGCAGCCTTGGGGTGAAGTCCGCAGCAGAAGTGCCCATTGTCGCAAGTCCCTCTTGGGATACCTGTGTGCCGTGAGCGCTTCGTGCGGACCGGGTCTTTGAACTCTCTGACCCGAATCCGACAGCTAACTTCGCAGGCTTTTTAGAGAGGAACAGAGTTTGACAACGCAGAACGTCAGGGGTCGCCGCCGCGCGTCCGGCCCCGCTGCTGAGCTGCGGCCAGCCCGCGTCGTATCGGAGATCCGGCCACGCGACACCGAACGCCAGGTGCGTCGCCGTAAGAGCCCGTTGCGCCAGGTTGCCGACTTCGCCGCAGCCAGTGGCGTCGGGCAAAAGGCCGGAGTTGCGCTTGCCGCCACCGGACTTGCCCTGACTGTCGGTCTGCCGGCCACCAGCCCGGTTATGGCCACCTCGGAATCCGGCCAGACCGAATCGGCCCTGGCCGTCACCGGTGGCAGCCAGCCCGAGGTTTCCGCCGCTGCATCAGCCAAGATCGACTTCAGCCGTGCCGCGGTAGCTACCGCCGCTGACCCCGACGGCA
Above is a genomic segment from Arthrobacter sp. YN containing:
- a CDS encoding MFS transporter; amino-acid sequence: MSTFRSLGILNYRIWFFGALISNVGTWMQRTAQDWLVFDHLTAHDAGAMGITLALQLGPQLFLAPWAGLLADRYSRRKLLLITLVAMALLSTGLGILVLLGVAELWHVYVFALLLGIVTALDAPVRQTFVSELVTDEYLPNAVALNSASFNVARMIGPAVSGVLTVVVGPGWVFLINTVSFVAMLWALKLIPASSLRVQPRAAAGKGRIREGLRYVRNRPDIQVVLAAVFIVGTFGLNFPLFIAAMVGTQFGMDAGAFGLLNSVMAIGSVTGALLAARRGRPRLRLIFIAAGGFGVASALAALAPNAMLFGLALVPCGLFALTLITSANGYVQSTTEAVMRGRVMSLYMAIFMGGTPIGAPLVGWVANVGGPRWAVGVAALAGVSAAVVGLAWIIRAKQLRLRFDRRARGLRHFRVESLLARPVTDEDDDGGPGPVR
- the serC gene encoding phosphoserine transaminase — its product is MSDNSITIPADLLPKDGRFGAGPSKVRPEQIEALSAASSTILGTSHRQAPVKNLVGSVREGLSQFFRAPEGYEVVLGVGGSTAFWDVAAFGLVEKKAQHLSFGEFGSKFAAATNKAPFLDASSIIKAEPGTRPVSQAEAGVDVYAWPQNETSTGVAAPVKRVQGADEGSLILVDATSAAGGLDVDVAESDVYYFAPQKNFASDGGLWLGFFSPAALERAARIKASGRWIPDFLDLQTAIDNSKLNQTYNTPSLTTLVTLDAQVQWLNSNGGLDFASKRTADSANRIYSWAEASEYATPFVTNAEDRSNVIATIDFDDSIDAAAIAKVLRANGVVDTEPYRKLGRNQLRIATFVAIEPDDVSALLASIDYVVGELKK
- a CDS encoding DUF3027 domain-containing protein, translating into MTSESAQETKAGRDAQANPAAGPDDARAPGIGEAPARKPVADKPRAGLPVWRTGKPDAFLAAAVEVAREAVEGIANPGEIGAHLGAKSEGDRVVTHLFESRLAGYGGWQWYAVVTRNSRSKIVTVSELGLLPSEDSILAPEWVPWAKRVRPEDETPLVEETVEDVTEESVQADEDEATGPAEDAEDADGSDDPDESDDPEDDHDETGAE
- a CDS encoding metal-dependent transcriptional regulator, with product MTDLIDTTEMYLRTILELEEENIVALRARIAERLRHSGPTVSQTIGRMERDGLVIVSNDRHLELTEVGRKRATEVMRKHRLAERLLADVIGLDWAYVHDEACRWEHVMSERVERRLYELLEHPTESPYGNPIPGLEALGGLASQPFPRLDVNLLQAMDGYAPNSRVAVTRLAEPIQVEPELLTQLDEGGIRPGAAVSLERVGEYISVRVPGIEGALELPPEVAAHVFVSVG